One region of Bdellovibrionota bacterium genomic DNA includes:
- a CDS encoding type II toxin-antitoxin system VapC family toxin produces MKIAIDTNRYVDFCKGDETAVRLIQQAERVYLPLITIAELRAGFLGGKAAATNESKLVSFLNSSTVSVLSPDEQTTHHYARLFQQLRSKGTPIPTNDIWIAALVYQHDLVLFSRDQHFDSFPQLARVAGVP; encoded by the coding sequence GTGAAGATCGCGATTGATACGAACCGTTACGTAGACTTCTGTAAAGGAGACGAAACAGCGGTTCGGCTTATCCAACAAGCTGAGCGAGTTTATCTACCTCTGATCACCATTGCGGAATTGCGCGCCGGCTTCTTAGGTGGAAAGGCTGCGGCAACCAATGAAAGCAAGCTTGTGAGTTTTCTGAACTCTTCAACCGTGTCTGTTCTTTCACCAGACGAACAAACAACCCACCATTACGCTCGCTTGTTTCAGCAGCTTCGATCTAAGGGAACTCCTATCCCGACAAATGACATCTGGATTGCGGCTTTAGTTTATCAGCACGACCTGGTGCTCTTTTCCCGAGATCAACACTTCGACAGCTTTCCGCAACTGGCTCGCGTTGCCGGGGTACCGTAG
- a CDS encoding zinc dependent phospholipase C family protein yields MKWCLAFGAALFPFLIIDSAWAWGPAAHLQYGMTVLGQLSQLADGLRLLLSAQPIPFLYGCVSADIVLAKKLGRAMTHGHRWDNGFRLIEEAQTDRTRAFALGYVAHLAADTISHNCYVPSKTIESYDSGILKHLYWELVFDRKMTNSKTLKLFEQIAKGDFNDCDAHMESLVPTRIFDFSFNKQIFNQLLLLQGLHQWQKLWSGLSKKNPWPLPPTEVKHFHDKAVGAVMSFLVDQKDSPMVAADPTGQARLRAAHELRRHFKKKLRTDRPPPRNVVRAAAQRFAREPFLAIEVDDLKAA; encoded by the coding sequence ATGAAATGGTGTCTCGCCTTCGGGGCGGCACTGTTTCCCTTCCTGATTATCGATTCAGCGTGGGCGTGGGGTCCGGCGGCTCATCTTCAGTACGGGATGACGGTTTTGGGGCAGCTCTCTCAACTGGCGGACGGCCTCCGGCTGCTCCTTTCGGCTCAGCCAATACCGTTCCTCTATGGTTGCGTGAGCGCGGACATTGTTTTGGCGAAGAAATTAGGGCGAGCCATGACTCATGGCCATCGATGGGACAACGGGTTTCGCTTGATCGAGGAGGCGCAAACGGACCGAACCCGGGCCTTCGCGCTCGGTTATGTGGCCCATCTTGCCGCCGACACGATCAGCCACAATTGTTATGTGCCGAGCAAGACGATCGAATCGTACGATTCCGGAATCCTAAAGCACCTGTATTGGGAGTTGGTGTTCGACCGAAAAATGACCAACTCCAAGACGCTCAAGCTTTTTGAACAGATCGCGAAAGGAGATTTCAACGATTGCGACGCCCATATGGAAAGCCTCGTGCCGACTCGAATCTTTGATTTCTCTTTCAACAAGCAGATTTTTAACCAGCTACTGCTCCTCCAGGGTCTTCACCAGTGGCAAAAGTTGTGGAGCGGGCTTTCCAAGAAAAACCCCTGGCCGTTGCCGCCGACCGAGGTGAAGCACTTTCACGACAAAGCGGTCGGCGCCGTAATGAGCTTTTTGGTCGATCAAAAAGATTCGCCGATGGTGGCGGCCGACCCGACCGGTCAAGCGCGCTTGCGGGCCGCGCATGAACTGCGCCGACATTTCAAGAAAAAGCTCCGGACCGACCGTCCGCCCCCCCGCAACGTGGTTCGCGCCGCCGCACAGAGGTTCGCCCGAGAGCCGTTCTTAGCGATTGAAGTCGACGATCTCAAAGCGGCGTAA